A single window of Debaryomyces hansenii CBS767 chromosome F complete sequence DNA harbors:
- a CDS encoding DEHA2F18986p (similar to uniprot|P16120 Saccharomyces cerevisiae YCR053W THR4 threonine synthase), with translation MSQSQSYRSTRSTGTQSLSFEDVVMTGLAKDGGLFIPSVIPKLPSNFVSEWKDLSFQELAFNIMRLYIDEGEIPNEDLKSLIHASYSTFRSKDVTPLKSIDEKNGLYLLELFHGPTYAFKDVALQFVGNLFEYFLKRRNANAKSVEDRETITVVGATSGDTGSAAIYGLRGKKDVSVFILYPTGRISPIQEEQMTTVEDANVHTLSVKGTFDDCQDIVKQIFGDEEFNDKYHVGAVNSINWARILAQMTYYFYSYFQLVKQLGDDSSKIRFVVPSGNFGDILAGYYAKEMGLPADRLIIATNENDILDRFMKSGRYEKFAAQSGTAEVKATYSPAMDILISSNFERLLWYLIRDNLTSNDDKKAGEILNDWMQQLKSTGSVVAPESVVKAARVNFSSERVTDEDTASTIKQIYHNHPEKYVLDPHTSVGVTTSYRFIERDSADGVSNVKYISLSTAHPAKFAEVVNSALTGVDGYSFEKDVLPDELKALSSKEKRLKLIDEASLEKIKATIVEELAKEPK, from the coding sequence ATGTCGCAATCACAGTCTTATAGATCTACTCGTTCAACAGGTACGCAATCCCTTTCTTTTGAGGATGTTGTTATGACCGGTTTAGCTAAAGATGGGGGATTATTCATTCCATCGGTTATTCCAAAATTACCTTCAAACTTTGTTAGTGAATGGAAAGATTTGAGTTTCCAAGAATTAGCTTTCAACATTATGAGATTGTACATCGATGAAGGGGAAATTCcaaatgaagatttgaaaagcTTGATTCATGCTTCTTATTCCACGTTCAGATCTAAGGATGTCACTCCACTTAAATCTATTGATGAGAAGAATGGTTTGTACTTGTTGGAATTATTCCACGGTCCAACATATGCGTTTAAGGATGTTGCGTTACAATTCGTTGGTAACTTGTTcgaatatttcttgaaaagaCGTAATGCGAATGCTAAGAGCGTAGAAGACAGAGAAACCATTACTGTTGTTGGTGCAACCTCAGGTGATACAGGTTCTGCTGCCATTTACGGCTTAAGAGGTAAGAAGGATGTTTCTGTCTTCATCTTATACCCAACCGGCCGTATTTCTccaattcaagaagaacaaatgACAACTGTTGAAGATGCTAATGTGCACACTTTATCAGTTAAGGGAACCTTCGATGATTGTCAGGATATTGTCAAGCAGATATTTGgagatgaagaattcaatgaCAAATATCATGTTGGGGCTGTGAATTCTATCAACTGGGCTCGTATTTTGGCTCAAATGACTTACTATTTCTATTCATATTTCCAATTGGTCAAGCAATTAGGAGATGATTCATCCAAGATCAGATTCGTCGTTCCATCTGGTAACTTTGGTGATATCTTGGCCGGTTACTACGCAAAGGAGATGGGCTTGCCTGCTGACAGATTAATCATTGCCACTAATGAGAATGATATCTTGGACAGATTCATGAAATCAGGTCGTTATGAGAAATTTGCTGCTCAATCTGGAACTGCTGAAGTTAAGGCAACTTATTCCCCAGCAAtggatattttgatttcgtccaattttgaaagattatTGTGGTATTTGATTAGAGATAACTTAACTAGTAATGATGACAAAAAGGCAggtgaaatattaaatgacTGGATGCAACAATTGAAGTCAACTGGCTCTGTCGTCGCTCCTGAATCTGTTGTTAAGGCTGCCAGAGTTAACTTCAGTTCAGAAAGAGTCACTGATGAAGATACTGCGTCTACCATTAAACAAATTTACCATAATCATCCTGAAAAGTATGTTTTGGACCCACATACATCTGTTGGTGTCACTACTTCTTATAGATTTATCGAAAGAGATTCTGCTGATGGTGTCTCGAACGTCAAATATATTTCGTTATCCACTGCTCATCCAGCAAAATTTGCTGAAGTTGTCAACTCAGCATTAACTGGAGTTGATGGCTATTCGTTTGAAAAGGACGTTTTACCTGATGAATTGAAGGCTTTATCTTCTAAAGAAAAGagattaaaattaattgatgaagctTCATTAGAAAAAATCAAAGCTACTATTGTCGAGGAATTAGCTAAGGAACCAAAATGA
- a CDS encoding DEHA2F18898p (weakly similar to CA4658 CA4658|IPF3092 Candida albicans IPF3092), whose protein sequence is MISISDLPNDILSDIASLLHQFGLVNLSQTCRSLNFVCRQLLYTNIYITEKDYPIIECISKQSEVSTSFYNWSIINYTNRTLPRLKLFERSLKENPKLIRLVKKIITDSIKFALFKLKFWCNSLFQGSNVNEIYIGNIPLVHFQLIFDDLYSAYRSKGILSNLTILQLRHLQDLNDILKYIDIETTHVTAISFILAEIKSLGLGVDDKKKALGLFSKLTRLYICSVHHLGLNFLQGMKDDLGDDVFQVKELQISHLHGQLNGRSRFDFSHEYDPARERQLDFNVIKGLFKLENLEDIELKIGCNHIGCPPRGQNIPFDESINTGCDCLVRFFGGFYGSVSALRYLSRLSITRIGQSIVINPCNFYIFKHQLVHLFSARFETLQTLVLDTNAELHSDSYFSHIDPVPNNMVSAFINQNDKLASMILGIHHICLPDYFSSVHVWDRAQKDNSFCKCTECTTAEASITDFITTNKKIHSYVDPTSIKSSEEFYFEMVCTVLSRTSHLPHLDSIPRYLIMSHTTRPLMRLHDYFKHNLKPPTAPSCRCTGQEYLLYKSYLIHQLQAGLARRFFGSTLTLNGLDIVALAPNIT, encoded by the coding sequence ATGATATCAATAAGTGATTTACCGAATGATATACTCAGCGATATAGCATCGCTTCTCCACCAATTCGGCCTAGTTAATTTAAGTCAAACATGCCGATCACTAAATTTCGTATGTCGCCAATTGCTATAcacaaatatatatatcacAGAGAAAGATTATCCAATTATAGAATGTATTAGCAAACAATCAGAAGTGTCAACTTCATTTTATAATTGGTCTATTATAAACTACACTAACCGGACGTTGCCACGGTTGAAACTATTTGAAAGGTCCTTAAAAGAAAACCCTAAACTTATTCGTCTAGTTAAGAAAATAATCACTGATAGCATAAAGTTTGCACTATTCAAGTTGAAGTTCTGGTGTAATAGTTTATTCCAAGGAAGCAACGTGAACGAAATCTACATCGGGAACATACCGTTAgttcattttcaacttaTTTTTGATGACCTATACTCTGCTTATCGGTCAAAAGGTATCCTATCGAATCTCACGATCTTGCAACTACGTCATTTACAGGATTTAAACGATATactaaaatatattgatatcgAAACAACCCATGTCACTGCTATATCGTTTATTTTAGCCGAAATCAAAAGTCTTGGTTTGGGTGTGgatgataagaaaaaaGCATTGGGGTTATTCCTGAAACTCACCCGTTTGTATATCTGTTCAGTTCATCACTTGGGGTTAAACTTCCTACAAGGTATGAAAGACGATCTTGGTGATGATGTATTCCAAGTTAAAGAACTACAAATTAGCCATCTACATGGCCAACTAAATGGTAGAAGTCGGTTTGACTTCAGTCATGAGTATGATCCAGCAAGAGAGAGACAACTAGACTTCAATGTCATTAAGGGTCtattcaaattagaaaacTTGGAGGACATAGAACTTAAAATAGGGTGCAACCACATTGGCTGTCCTCCCCGGGGGCAAAATATACCCTTCGACGAGTCTATAAATACAGGGTGTGATTGTCTCGTAAGATTTTTCGGCGGGTTTTATGGGTCAGTAAGTGCCTTGAGGTATTTATCTCGATTGTCCATCACCAGAATCGGACAATCGATAGTAATAAATCCATGCAACTTCTACATTTTCAAACACCAACTTGTGCATCTATTTCTGGCCCGCTTTGAAACCCTCCAAACGTTGGTGCTAGATACGAATGCAGAACTCCACTCGGATCTGTATTTTAGCCATATCGACCCCGTACCTAATAATATGGTATCAGCGTtcataaatcaaaatgacAAGCTTGCAAGCATGATCCTCGGCATCCACCATATATGCCTTCCCGATTATTTCCTGTCAGTTCACGTATGGGACAGGGCCCAAAAAGACAATTCCTTCTGCAAATGTACTGAATGTACCACGGCTGAGGCTTCCATAACAGACTTCATAACCACCAATAAGAAAATTCATTCGTACGTCGATCCGACATCCATCAAGTCATCGGAGGAGTTCTACTTCGAGATGGTTTGCACCGTCCTATCCCGAACCTCCCACCTCCCCCATCTTGACTCAATTCCGCGTTACTTAATCATGTCGCATACTACTCGTCCGCTAATGCGCCTACATGACTACTTCAAGCACAACTTGAAACCACCCACCGCACCCTCCTGTAGGTGTACGGGTCAAGAATACCTCCTATACAAGTCATACTTGATTCACCAGTTACAAGCGGGCCTAGCACGTAGATTTTTTGGCTCGACCCTAACATTAAATGGTTTGGATATAGTTGCTCTTGCGCCAAATATAACTTGA
- a CDS encoding DEHA2F18964p (similar to uniprot|P25355 Saccharomyces cerevisiae YCR054C CTR86), with translation MMEEELYKSVIVTAKSVRSVLLEETSNVEDCQKNLNALGQIVSASSQSQEYRSQILANNGLPDVLVEILNRSFQDNVPTEELKFTLYIRLMRGILLLARNLVITKQFVEFSSILSSLENFNQKVSHNNEFYSKTLVVYIQFLANMSQITREQNIVAEIVETFFKNEDLMSLIANDDQMKMPFAAFLKNILSNSDNLYDVLTHDDTILRYTISELDKADIHNEDLDQYSSLLILTFQNIIAHETYSKWLKRIDCESAEFSRIMKLNQVIVTSKEDWDNYQLTAMLAWIFDNFLVFSEISKSILLSSIYDPLELKRVHLNLIILLDCLSDLGKFEATKQFLEHYNAIEELISLLRVVHESVDRKTLKNKEKIEETVGKKEFPQVKSLIIEVIAFLVHGSFEIQEKMRELHGLELVLSNCMIDDNDPFIKERAIVCVKFLLANNEKNQQFVADLEAKQTVDDDALKEVGYEVQIEDGNVKLRKTENQKLQEI, from the coding sequence ATGATGGAAGAGGAGCTTTATAAAAGTGTTATAGTAACTGCCAAAAGTGTTCGAAGTGTCTTATTAGAGGAAACTTCAAATGTGGAGGATTgtcaaaaaaatttaaatgcTTTGGGTCAAATTGTGTCAGCATCAAGTCAATCACAAGAGTATAGATCACAAATTCTAGCTAATAATGGCTTGCCAGATGTATTAGTAGAAATCTTAAATAGGTCATTTCAAGATAATGTACCAACTGAGGAATTAAAATTCACATTGTACATTAGGCTAATGAGAGGAATACTCCTTCTAGCCAGAAACTTAGTTATCACTAAacaatttgttgaatttagTTCAATCCTTTCTAGTCTTGAGAATTTTAATCAAAAGGTTTCACacaataatgaattctaTCTGAAAACCCTCGTGGTGTATATTCAGTTTCTTGCAAATATGAGCCAAATTACACGAGAGCAGAATATTGTTGCGGAAATAGTCGAAACATTCtttaagaatgaagatCTAATGTCCTTGATAGCAAATGACGACCAGATGAAGATGCCTTTTGCAGCGTTtcttaaaaatattttactGAATTCGGATAATCTATATGATGTATTGACTCACGATGATACTATCTTGAGGTATACTATAAGTGAATTAGACAAGGCAGATATTCATAATGAAGACTTAGATCAATATTCTTCcttattgatattaacatttcaaaatataatagcCCATGAAACATATAGCAAATGGTTGAAAAGAATTGATTGCGAAAGTGCcgaattttcaagaataatgaaattaaacCAAGTTATTGTTACATCAAAAGAAGATTGGGATAACTATCAACTCACAGCGATGCTAGCATggatttttgataattttttggtGTTCTCTGAGATTTCCAAAAGTATCTTGTTATCGCTGATTTATGATCCACTTGAATTAAAAAGAGTTCATCTAAATTTAATCATTTTATTAGATTGTCTATCTGACCttggaaaatttgaagCTACTAAACAATTTTTAGAGCATTATAATgctattgaagaattgatatcCTTGTTGAGGGTAGTGCACGAAAGTGTTGATAGAAAGACattaaagaataaagaGAAAATAGAGGAAACTGTAGGTAAGAAAGAGTTTCCACAAGTTAAATCTTTGATTATTGAAGTAATTGCCTTTTTAGTGCATGGTTCATTCGAGATACAAGAAAAAATGAGAGAGCTACATGGTTTAGAATTGGTCTTGTCGAATTGTATGATTGATGACAATGATccatttatcaaagaaagagCAATTGTATGCGTAAAATTCTTACTAGCAAATAATGAGAAAAACCAACAATTTGTGGCAGATTTAGAGGCAAAACAAACCGTTGATGATGATGCGCTAAAAGAAGTTGGATACGAAGTTCAAATCGAGGACGGAAATGTTAAGTTAAGAAAAACTGAAAACCAAAAGCTACAAGAAATATAA
- a CDS encoding DEHA2F18854p (weakly similar to uniprot|Q08058 Saccharomyces cerevisiae YOL008W), producing MILPSYTRLIRVGRVCDRLQTPYSSSFLDRTFFTLPSFSSGSEPNLQTYKVTKRVNVTPEQMFNVVSNVSRYHEFVPFVEKSSITKKDPKSDLPVEGVLRVGWQQFDEEFTSKIHCVLNEKVAVKSLTISLFNSLNTEWNFKEMKSSHIKEPSCEVELNLKYSFKNPLYNAISSMFSDQVTKIMIKAFEQRAIESKLKDKFKTRDVKF from the coding sequence ATGATATTACCATCATATACGAGACTTATAAGGGTTGGGAGAGTATGTGATAGGCTACAGACCCCATATTCTTCGTCGTTCTTGGATCGAACCTTCTTCACTTTACCATCTTTTTCCTCTGGTTCAGAACCTAATTTACAAACTTACAAAGTAACCAAAAGGGTCAATGTAACTCCTGAACAAATGTTCAACGTGGTTTCGAATGTATCAAGATATCATGAGTTTGTTCcttttgttgaaaaatcttcTATAACCAAGAAAGATCCTAAATCTGATTTACCAGTCGAAGGGGTTTTAAGGGTTGGCTGGCAACAGTTTGATGAAGAGTTTACTAGTAAAATACACTGTGTCCTAAATGAGAAAGTTGCAGTAAAATCATTGACTATACTGTTATTTAATAGTTTAAACACAGAATggaatttcaaagaaatgaaaagTTCCCATATAAAAGAGCCTAGCTGTGAAGTggaattaaatttgaagtaCAGCTTTAAAAACCCCTTATATAATGCTATTAGTTCAATGTTTTCGGACCAAGTGACTAAAATCATGATTAAAGCATTTGAACAACGAGCCATagaatcaaaattgaaggataaattcaaaactCGAGATGTCAAGTTTTAA
- a CDS encoding DEHA2F18876p (some similarities with uniprot|P38835 Saccharomyces cerevisiae YHR131C) → MISKEDSAESNDTYNRISSDSGFDDEEVSSVSLSDLSLEENRRERRQESSTPPTPSCMAYSSCGSVCKTDPIIECSSSGQNEIIAPKPTPFIESSQDEFLSFIEPSPVLPPNYNLLPPGGCPKFPLLAPINAVEDNILPPYTPSVYKIGVVCRKIEWLSPYEPSPTRSWKNVIIELNSTQLNFYAIPGPVENHVLSFKPSVTPRERMFNDTEEEEMTCINSGLTSSADLQFFKYTQRLGLLNSLDDESPNTSSSGFSSLTGKSRSKNKRLLRSYSLQHARLGLATDYKKKPNVLRVRIESEQILLNFSTTQDLIDWHAAFCSGRDVSLDISQRELPRERTLPRRRRRRSRSRSRRNSQNSFASGNDSFSSQFASSNGESSKLKDKVLRFKSKFSSRTKSVDLSKSDDKNSLASISNANLQRARSPSLPTFNISNFGAAADDEDDDDDDSENLYTLNEYRGTQNNRSHVNTLRDDDYEDDIQNLSDLHASDDEDDEEFDCNIEDFNENNDSNGNDDNDNENENENNEENQGNRERSASMARRFTLPSSVSSSSNNYKWYPSLEKPQSQRKYYRNCLRCIKPLTAEDVWVNRSVVKPTTLSPISFAYLRNIKYANSNSTSSSSLPSLGSQVVSASYANTQSSRKRSLSFKDGAFTLPEVALTRLPNHFLKEYLVGSHGLIPKEV, encoded by the coding sequence ATGATATCAAAGGAGGATTCAGCGGAATCGAACGACACATATAATAGAATATCGAGTGATTCGGGGtttgacgatgaagaagtaTCTAGTGTCTCATTGAGCGACTTGTCGTTGGAAGAGAACCGTCGAGAAAGAAGACAGGAGTCATCGACGCCGCCAACGCCCAGTTGTATGGCATATTCGAGTTGTGGTTCAGTATGCAAAACTGATCCTATCATTGAATGTTCCTCTTCGGGCCAAAACGAAATCATAGCTCCCAAACCGACGCCATTTATCGAATCCAGCCAGGACGAATTTTTGCTGTTCATAGAGCCTTCGCCTGTGCTCCCACCAAACTATAATCTTTTACCGCCAGGAGGATGTCCCAAATTCCCGCTCCTAGCGCCCATTAACGCAGTGgaagataatattttaCCGCCGTATACCCCGAGCGTATACAAAATAGGAGTGGTTTGTCGTAAGATAGAGTGGTTATCGCCATACGAACCCAGTCCTACCAGATCCTGGAAAAACGTCATCATAGAATTAAACTCAACTCAACTAAATTTCTATGCAATCCCGGGGCCTGTGGAAAACCACGTCTTATCTTTCAAACCCTCAGTAACACCAAGAGAAAGAATGTTTAACGATACTGAGGAAGAGGAAATGACTTGTATCAATTCGGGGTTAACCTCGAGTGCCGACttacaatttttcaaatatacTCAGCGATTAGGCTTGCTTAATTCGTTAGACGACGAATCTCCAAATACGAGTAGCTCTGGGTTTTCTAGTTTGACAGGTAAATCTAGATCAAAGAATAAGAGACTACTTAGATCATATTCTTTGCAGCATGCAAGATTGGGATTGGCAACTgattacaagaagaagcCTAATGTTTTAAGAGTTAGGATTGAGAGTGAACAGATTTTGCTAAATTTTTCGACGACACAAGATCTTATTGACTGGCATGCTGCATTTTGCAGTGGTAGGGATGTTTCACTAGATATTCTGCAAAGAGAATTACCGAGGGAAAGGACACTTCCTAGAAGAcggagaagaagaagtagaAGTAGAAGCAGAAGGAACTCACAAAATTCATTTGCATCTGGAAATGACTCGTTCCTGAGTCAGTTTGCTTCTTCTAATGGCGAATCTAGTAAATTAAAAGACAAGGTTCTAAGATTCAAGTCTAAATTCCTGTCACGTACAAAGAGTGTTGATTTATCGAAGTCGGATGATAAGAATTCTCTCGCATCAATCTCCAATGCCAATTTACAAAGAGCACGGTCACCTTCACTTCCAAcctttaatatttcaaacttCGGCGCTGCtgctgatgatgaagatgatgatgatgacgatagCGAGAACCTTTATACTCTAAACGAGTACAGGGGGACACAAAATAATAGGAGCCACGTTAATACATTACGAGACGATGattatgaagatgatatcCAGAACTTGAGCGATCTCCATGCAtctgatgacgaagatgatgaagaatttgattgtAATATAGAAGACTTCAatgagaataatgatagtaatggtaatgatgataatgataatgagaatgagaatgaaaataatgaagagaatCAAGGTAATAGAGAACGTCTGGCATCGATGGCTAGACGTTTTACGTTACCAAGCTCAGTTTCATCCTCGAGTAATAACTATAAATGGTATCCTTCATTGGAAAAGCCCCAAAgtcaaagaaaatattatcGTAACTGTCTCAGGTGTATTAAGCCACTAACCGCAGAAGACGTCTGGGTTAATAGGTCTGTGGTCAAGCCTACTACGCTTTCACCAATTAGCTTTGCATATTTAcgaaatatcaaatatgcGAATTCTAACTCGACCAGCTCCTCGAGCCTTCCTAGTTTAGGATCTCAGGTCGTATCTGCATCATACGCAAATACTCAAAGCTCCAGGAAGAGAAGTCTTTCTTTCAAAGATGGTGCATTTACATTGCCCGAAGTTGCATTGACGAGACTACCAAATCACTTCCttaaagaatatttggTGGGCTCACATGGATTAATTCCAAAAGAAGTTTAG
- a CDS encoding DEHA2F18920p (similar to CA4276|CaHEX1 Candida albicans CaHEX1 #-N-acetylglucosaminidase) yields MMTRLIILILISTYTVLAAKVNPLPIPRNITWNGDSAIKFDERMQLNISVENTIIKNAFHRTLNTIRELKWIPAAIEVEYAQNKPTSQTVIDKANVSTVNQVDLVINDYNAPLQLGINETYELKVDDLSPAIVIRSETIWGALHAFSTLQQLIIFDELEQSYYIEGPVYIWDTPIYQHRGLMIDTGRNFLTVKSILEQIDVMSLSKMNSLHWHLEDSQSWPVAISSYPEMTKDAYSNNEIYTPDEIRHIVQYSMERGVRIIPEIDIPGHARAGWRQIDNDIITCGDVSWTYNTAVEPPAGQLDIAYNFTYTVVKKVYDEISSLFKDAVFHIGGDEVNEACYNHSKYVQEWYGRNSSLTIKDLMQHWLDKGLPIFRNHKGRRLTMWEDIVTGNNSAINIPRDVILQCWSNGADSIKKLTNMGYDIIVSSASHLYLDCGYGGFVTNDPRYVDSDHNEEFNQGSGGSWCNPYKTWQRIYSYDFAANLTQEEKQHIIGVEAALWSEQVDSIVVSQKIWPRTAALAELTWSGNKDVETGKLRTNSLTQRLLNFREYLVAIGYNASPLVPKYCMRNPHACDIQSS; encoded by the coding sequence ATGATGACaagattgataattttaattcttaTTTCAACATATACGGTATTAGCTGCGAAGGTAAATCCCTTGCCAATACCTAGGAATATTACATGGAATGGTGATTCAGCTATAAAGTTTGACGAAAGGAtgcaattgaatattagtGTGGAAAATACCATTATTAAGAATGCATTCCATAGGACACTCAACACTATAAGGGAGTTGAAATGGATACCAGCAGCAATTGAAGTGGAATATGCTCAGAATAAGCCAACAAGTCAAACTGTCATTGATAAAGCAAACGTATCTACAGTAAACCAGGTAGACTTAGTAATAAACGATTATAATGCTCCGTTACAATTGGGTATAAATGAAACCTACGAGTTGAAAGTTGACGATTTGCTGCCAGCAATAGTGATAAGATCAGAGACAATATGGGGTGCGTTACACGCATTTAGCACATTACAACagttaataatatttgatgaacTAGAGCAGCTGTATTATATAGAAGGACCGGTGTATATATGGGATACCCCAATTTATCAGCATAGAGGGTTGATGATTGATACAGGGAGGAATTTTCTAACGGTGAAGTCTATATTAGAACAAATTGATGTAATGTCTTTAAGTAAAATGAATTCTTTGCATTGGCACTTAGAAGACTCCCAGTCCTGGCCCGTGGCTATTTCGAGTTATCCAGAAATGACGAAGGATgcttattcaaataacgAAATATATACTCCAGATGAAATAAGACACATAGTACAATATTCAATGGAGCGAGGTGTCAGAATCATACCAGAAATAGACATACCGGGACACGCAAGAGCTGGCTGGAGGCagattgataatgatattattacATGTGGGGACGTATCGTGGACTTATAACACTGCGGTAGAGCCACCGGCGGGACAACTAGATATTGCATATAATTTCACATATACCGTTGTTAAAAAAGTTTATGATGAAATAAGCTCTTTATTTAAGGATGCTGTGTTTCATATCGGTGGAGATGAAGTTAATGAAGCTTGTTACAATCACTCAAAATACGTCCAAGAATGGTACGGTAgaaattcatcattgaCAATTAAGGATTTAATGCAGCACTGGTTAGACAAGGGTTTACCTATATTTAGGAACCACAAGGGAAGACGGTTGACAATGTGGGAAGATATTGTAACTGGCAATAATAGTGCCATTAATATCCCCAGGGATGTGATTTTGCAATGCTGGAGTAACGGTGCAGATAGTATCAAGAAGCTAACCAATATGGGATATGACATTATTGTATCATCTGCATctcatttatatttagaTTGTGGATACGGAGGATTTGTTACTAATGATCCGAGATATGTTGATTCAGACCacaatgaagaatttaatcaaGGAAGTGGTGGCTCTTGGTGTAATCCTTATAAGACCTGGCAGAGAATTTATTCTTACGACTTTGCTGCAAATTTGACccaagaagaaaagcaaCATATTATAGGAGTTGAGGCAGCACTATGGTCCGAGCAGGTTGATAGTATAGTCGTGAGCCAAAAAATATGGCCAAGGACGGCTGCTCTTGCAGAACTTACATGGAGTGGAAACAAAGATGTTGAAACAGGAAAATTAAGaacaaattcattaacTCAACGCCTTCTTAATTTTAGAGAGTATTTGGTTGCTATAGGATATAATGCAAGTCCTCTAGTACCCAAATACTGCATGAGGAACCCCCATGCTTGTGATATTCAAAGTAGTTAG